DNA sequence from the Caulobacter segnis genome:
TCTTCGCGGTCGCCGTCGGCGCCGTCGTGGTCGGCCAGGCGTCGTGGCGCAGCTTTGCGTCCAGCAAGCTCCAGACCCAGGCCGCCTCGACCCCGCTGCTGCTGAGCAAGCCACGCTTCACCGGCGTGCTGAAGGACGGCCGCGCCTTCCTGATCACCGCCGACAACGCCGAACGCGACGCCAAGGACCAGAACCTGGTGCGCTTGACGACGCCGGTCCTGGTGCGCGGCTACGGCGAGCCCAGCCCCAGCCAGGCCACGGCCAAGACCGGCCTCTACCGCGAGGCCGAGCACACCCTGCTGCTGTCCGGGGACGTGAAGATAACCAGCGCCGAGGGCTATGACTTCGACGCGCCCCAGGCCCTGATCGACATGCGCACGGGCGAGGTCAGCGGCGGCGCGGGCATCGAAGGCGCCGGTCCCAAGGGCACGACGCGCGCCAACAGCTACAACGTCACCGACAAGGGTGACCGCGTCGTGCTGAACGGCCGCGTCCGCACCCGGCTGGAGCGGCAGCGCTGACGTGGCCGCCGCCAAACGCGTCTGCTTCCTCTACATCGCGCAACACCATCAGGTTTGGCACAGCCTGTCGGTGGCCGTCGCCATGGCTCGGCGCTGGCCGGCCATCAAGGTCGAGATCGCCGCGACCACGCCCGAGCTGATCGACTATGTCGCCGGCCTGATCGCCGAGCTGGGCGGCGCGCCGATCGAGCTGGTCCTGCTGCCGCCAGCCTGGCTGCGCCGCCTGGGCGGCGGCGGCGCTCCGCCAAAGGCGGCGATGCTGATCGCCAACGCCCTGCGCCTGGCGCGCTACGACGCGGTGATCACGCCCGAACGCACCACCGCCCTGCTGCGCCGCATCGGCGTGCGCCATCCGCTGCTGGTCTACACCCAGCACGGCGCCGGCGACCGCGAGGGTCCGTTCGAGCCGCGCCTGAAGCTGTTCGACCTGGTCATGGCCGCCGGCCGCAAGCAGCGCGACCGGATGCTGCAGGAGGGCTGGGTCACCGAAGACACCTGCGCCATGGTCGGCTATCCCAAGTTCGACCTGGTCGACGAGCTGCCGCCCCGGGCCTTCCCGCGCTTCGAGCGCCCGGGCCCGGTGGTGCTGTACAATCCCCATTTCCACGCCGAGCTCGGCTCCTGGCCCAAATGGGGCAAGCAGGTGCTGGAGTTCTTCGCGGCCAACGACCGCTACAACCTGATCTTCGCCCCGCACATCCGCCTGTTCGAGACGGCATCCATGGAGGAGCGCGCGGCCTTCAAGGTGTTCGCCGAGAACCCGCGCATCCACGTCGACCTGGGCGGGCCGGCGGCGGCGGACATGACCTACACCAAGGCGGCCGACCTCTATCTTGGCGACGTCTCCAGCCAGGTCTACGAGTTCCTGCGCACGCCCAAGCCGTGCCTCTTCCTCAACGCCAGCGGCGCCCGCTGGTGCGGCGATCCCAGCTTCCATCACTGGCTGTACGGCCCCGTGCTGGAGAGCATCGAGGGCCTGGGCGAGGGGTTGGACAACGCCTTCGCCACCCACGGCGACTATCGCGAGACCCAGTCCTGGGCCATCGCCGAGACCTTCGACGTCAGCAACACCCCTGCCTCGGTGCGCGCGGCCCGCGCCATCGTCGACAAGCTGGAACGCGCGGCATGAGCGACGCCGCGCTCCCCGATCCGGCCTCGCCGGAAGCCAAGCCCGCCTCGCCGCTCAAGAAGGTGCTGGGCAACGCCGGCCAGCTGCTCAGCGGCCGGGTGGTCAACGCGGTCGTCGGCCTGGCCTATATCGCCCTCACCTACCGCAGCCTGGGCAAGGAAGCCGCCGGCGTGCTGGTGCTGATCAACGCCTTCGCCCAGTTCCTGGGCGAGGCCGCGCACTTCCAGTCGTGGCAGACCCTGATCACCTACGGCGCCGCGCCGCTGCTGGACAACGACAAGCGCCGGTTCCAGCAGGTTTTGCGCCTGTCGATGCTGCTGGACCTGATCAGCGGCGTTCTGGGCGTGATCCTGGGCGTGCTGGGGGCCTGGTTCTTCTGGCAGGAACTGCGCTGGCCCGAGGGCACGCACGGCTATGGGGCGCTCTACGCCCTGTCGATCGGCGTGATGACCTCGGCCACCGGCGTGGGCCTGCTGCGCCTGTTCGACCGCTTCCGCTTCCTGGCCGCCGAACAGGCGATCAGCTCGTTCGTGCGGATGATCGGCTGCGCGATCTGCGCCTTCACGCACGCGCCCCTGCCCTATTTCCTGCTGGCTTGGGCGGCGGGAACCTTCGCCTCGTTCGCCTATATCGCCGCGATCGCCTTCTGGGATCTCAAGCGGCGCGGCCTCCTGCGGGGCTTCAGCCTGGTCGGCCCGACCAGCCAGGACCTGCCGGGCGTCTGGCGCTTCGCCCTGGCCACCAACTTCTCCGGCACCCTGGACGTCGGCTTCACCCACGTCTTGACCATGATCGTCGGCGCGATGCTGGGCCCGGCCCAGGCCGCCTCGTGGCGGATCGGCAAGCAGGTGGCCGACGGCATGGCCAAGCCCGCGCGGCTGATGGTGCCGGCCCTCTATCCCGAACTGGCCAAGATGCGCGCCTCCGGCAGTCAGCAAGCGATGAACAAGCTGGCCGTCCAGATCGCCCTGATCGGCGGCGCCGCAGCGGGCGTTCTGCTGCTGGTCAGCCTGCTGGCCGGCTATTGGATCCTGGAAAAGGTCGTCGGTCCGGGCTATGGCGCGGCCGCCGGGGTGATGAACTGGCAGGTCGCCGCCGCCGCCATCGGGGTGATGACCCTGCCGCTCGAACCCATGCTCGTGTCGATGCGCGCGGCGGGATCGGCCTTGACCGTGCGCCTCGTCGTGGTCATCGCCTATCTCGCGGCCCTGGGACCGCTGATCCACGCCTTCGGCCTGACCGGCGCGGGCGCCGCGCTGGTCGCGGCCGCTTTGGGGATGGGGATCGGCATGTATTTCATGGCGCGCCGCAGGCTCGCCCGACTCGCGACGGAAGAAGGCTCCGCGCGTACGACCAAAGACGATGAAGGCCCAACTTATGATCACGCCCACGGCGTCTGACCGCACCGTTCGGTTCGCCGACTTTCCGACCCTGACCCAGGCCCTCGATTTCGCCGCCACCGGCGAGACGGGGATCAACCTCTATTCGCTGCGCGGCGAGCTGGTCGAGGCCATGCCCTACGCCAAGCTGCGCGAGGACGCCGTGGTCCTGGCCCGCCGCCTGCTGGCCACAGGGGCCAAGGTCGGTGACAGCGTGGCCCTGCTGGCCGAGACCGACGGCGACTTCGTCCGCGCCTTCTTCGCCTGCCAATACGCCGGCCTGCTGCCCGCGCCGCTGGCCCTGCCGACCCCGCTGGGCGGTCGCGCGGCCTATATCGAGCAGATCAAGAACCTCACCGCCTCGGCCCAGGCCAAGATCCTGATCGGTCCGGTGGGCCTGAAGGACTGGGTCGCCGAGATCGGCGAAGCCGCGAACCTGGACTTCGCCGGCGTCTTGGCCGACCTGCCGGAAGACGGCGGCGCGCAGTTGCCGACGATCACCCCGGAAAGCCCGTGCTACCTGCAGTTCTCGTCGGGCAGCACCCGCACCCCGACGGGCGTCCTCGTCCTGCACAAGGCACTTATGGCCAACTGCGTGGCCATCACCCGCGATGGCCTGCAGGTGAAGCCGCAAGACCGCGCCATCTCGTGGCTGCCGCTCTATCATGACATGGGCCTGATCGGCTTCCTGCTGAGCCCGCTGGCCTGCCAGATGTCGGTCGACCTGCTGCCCACCGGCGCCTTCGTGCGTCGCCCGCTGCTGTGGATCGACCTGATCTCGCGCAACAAGGCCACCATCGCCTACAGCCCGACCTTCGGCTACGAGCTGTGCGCCCGCCGGGTGCAGGGCCAACCGCTCGAAAACTACGATCTCTCGCACTGGCGCAGCGCCGGCCTGGGCGGCGACATGATCCGCATGCCGCCGCTGAAGGCTTTCGTCGAGGCGTTCGGCCCGGCCGGCTTCTCGGACAAGGCGTTCGTGGCCAGCTACGGCATGGCCGAGGCGACCCTGGCCCTGTCGATGGCCCCGCTGGGCAAGGGCCTACGCGCCGAGACCCTGGACGTCGAACGCCTGGAGCGCGACGCCCAGGCCGTCGACGCGCCGGAAGGCTCGGAACGCGCCCGCGACTTCGCCCGCTGCGGCCCCGCCCTGCCCGACCATTTCCTGGAAGTGCGCGGCGAGGAGGGTCAGGTCCTGCCCGAGCGCGGCGTCGGCCGCATCTTCGCCAAGGGCCCCTCGGTGATGAGCGGCTATTTCGCCAATCCGGAGGAGACCGCCCGCGTACTATCGGCCGACGGCTGGCTGGACACCGGCGACATCGGCTTCGTCATCGAGGGCGAGATCGTCATCACCGGCCGCGCCAAGGACCTGATCATCCTCAACGGCCGCAACATCTGGCCGCAAGACCTTGAATGGACGGCGGATCACGAGATCGAGGGCCTGCGCAGCGGCGACGTCTGCGCCTTCGCGATCCCCGCCGAGCCGGAGGACCAGATCGTCGTGCTGGTCCAGGCCCGCGGCGGCGACGCCGACAGCCGCGCCGCCCTCTCGGAATCGGTCGCCACCCTGTTGCGCACCCGCCACGGGGTCGAGGCCAAGGTGAAGCTGGTCGGCGCCCACGCCCTGCCCCAGACCTCGTCGGGCAAGCTGAGCCGCTCGAAGGCCAAGATCGCCTATCTGGCCGGGGCCTACGGTGACTAAACCGATCGTCGCGGTCACCGGCGCCACGGGCTTCCTGGGCCGTCACCTGGTCCAGGCCCTGGCCCGGGACGGCTGGACGCCCCGCGTCCTGGTCCGCCGCGACCCCGTCCACCCGCTCTGGCGCGACATCGAGATCGAGGTGGTCGCGGGCGATTTGAGGACCCCGGGCGCGCTGGACCGCCTCTGCCAGGGCGCCGAGGTCGTCATCCACGTGGCCGGCCTGATCAAGGCCGCCTCGCTGGAGGGCTTCAACGTCGTCAACCGCGACGGCGCCCGCGCCGCCGCCCTGGCCGCCAAGGCCTCGGGGGCCCGTTTCATCCTGGTGTCCAGCCTCGCCGCGCGCGAACCGGGGCTCTCGCACTACGCCGCCAGCAAGCGCGCCGGCGAGGACGCGGTCCGCGAGGCCTATCCCGACGCGCTGATCGCGCGGCCGCCGGCCATCTACGGCCCCGGCGACACCGAGACCCTGGCGTTGTTCGAACTGGCGGCGAAAAGCCCGATTCTTCCGGTGCTGTCCCCGGACGCGCGGGTCGCCATGATCCACGTCCACGACGCGGCGGCCCAGCTTGCGAATTTCTGCAAAAATTTCGTTTCGGGTGTTTTCGAGCTCTCGGATGTGCGGCGCGACGGTTACACCTGGACGGAAATCATGAGCGCGGCGGGGGCGGTAATGGGCGCAAAGCCGCGCCTGGTAAGGCTTCCCGATGGAGCCCTGACTCTGGCCGGAACCCTAGCGGATGCTTGGTCTTTGGCCTCGCGGACCCCTCTGGTGTTCGGTTCCGGCAAGGCCAGGGAGTTGCTTCACGCGAATTGGTCACTATCTAGCGCTCCGATGTCGGAGGGAGTACCCAGCGTGTTCGGCCTGGTCGATGGGTTCGCTCATACCGTCGATTGGTATCGGACAGAGGGTTGGTTGCCCAAAAATATCGGCGCCTAGTTCGAATATGGCGGAAATCTGACAGACTCGCCGTTACAGTAGTGTCACGGGTGGGGCTCCCCGGAGGTTTGATTTAGAATGGATACGGTGACGGATCTCAGCTTGCGCGAGATCGGGGTGGCTGCGAGCAAGGTTCTGGGACGGCCTGTAGAGGTGCGTTCCGAGTCGCATATCGGCCGTGACCTCGCCGTGGACTCCCTTGCCCTCATGAACATCATCATGGAGCTCGAAGACACCTTCGACATCTCCATACCTCTCGATCGCCTCGCTTCCGTCGAAACCGCGGGCGACCTTTCCAAACTGATCAACGATCTCCGGACTAGGGCTTAACTAATGGGGCTGTTTGATAAGCACCTGGCCTATCGCGATGCGTACAAGGCCATCCAGGACGCCGGCGCCGACCCGTTCAAGGTTCGCTTCGACGCCGTGACCTCGCCGACCGAAGGCGTCGTCGAGGGTCGCCCGACCATCCTGCTGGGCACCAACAACTATCTGGGCCTGACCTTTGACGAAGAGGCCATCGCCGCTTCGGTCAAAGCTGTGCAGGAACGCGGCACCGGCACGACCGGTTCCCGCATCGCCAACGGTTCGTTCGAGGCGCACGTCGAGCTCGAGCAGGAACTGGCCAAGTTCTACGGCCGCAAGCACGCCATGGTCTTCACGACCGGCTACCAGGCCAATCTGGGCGTGCTGTCGACCCTGGTCGGCCGCGGCGACCACCTGATCCTCGACGCCGATAGCCACGCCTCGATCTACGACGGCTCGCGCCTCGGCCACGCCGAGGTCATCCGCTTCCGCCACAACGACCCCGAAGACCTGGCCAAGCGCCTGCGCCGCCTGGGCGACGCGCCCGGCGAGCGCCTGATCGTCGTCGAGGGCGTCTATTCGATGATCGGCGACGTCGCGCCGCTGAAGGAAATCGCCGCCGTGAAGCGCGAGCTGGGCGGCTACCTGCTGGTCGACGAAGCCCACTCGATGGGCGTGCTGGGCGCCACGGGCCGCGGCCTGGCCGAAGCGGCCGGCGTTGAAGACGACGTCGACTTCATCGTCGGCACCTTCTCCAAGAGCCTGGGCGCCATCGGCGGCTTCTGCGTCTCGAACCTGGACGATTTCGACGTCATGCGCGTCGTCTGCCGCCCGTACATGTTCACCGCCTCGCTGCCGCCGGCCGTGGTCGCCTCGACCATCACCGCCCTGCGTCGCATGATCGAGCAGCCGCAGCTGCGCGACCGCCTGAACCGCAACGCCAAGCGCCTGTATGACGGCCTGACCGCCATGGGCTTCCACACCGGCCCGACGGCCAGCCCGGTGGTCGCCACGACCATCCCGGACCAGGAGCGCGCCATCGCCATGTGGAACGGCCTGCTGCAGGCCGGCGTCTACCTGAACCTGGCCCTGCCGCCCGCCACGCCGGACAGCCGTCCGCTGCTGCGCGCCAGCGTCAGCGCCGCCCACACCGACGAGCAGATCGACGCCGTCCTGGGCGCCTTCGCCGAAATTGGCGCGGCCCTGGGCGTCATCGAGCCCCTCAAGCGCGCCCGCGCCTGATACCGCTCACGTCGCTGAAATGAAGACGCCCGGGGTTCGCCCCGGGCGTTTTTGTTTGTCAGGCCGCCTTGCGCCGGCTCTTCCAGACCTTCAGCAGCACCGCCGGCGCCGACAGGATCGGATGCCGCTCGCGCCAGGGCGTGACCTCGACGACGACGCCGGTGTGACGCTCGATCTTCCAGGCCGCGTAGCGGGCCGCCCCCTGGAAGGTGAAGGCCGCCTTCATCAGGCGCGCCACGTTCAACGGTTTGCCCAGCAGCCTGCGAACGCCCCAGGCCTTCTTCAGCCGAACCAGTTCGTCCTCGGCCATGGCCCCGCCCTCGTCGGCCTGAACGGCCTCCATGACGTGGTCGTATCGCACGGGATCGAAGGTCAGGATCGAGACCTCCCTGCCCGCTTTCTCAACGCGCAGCTCGGCCTTGTAGGTCTGGCGAAACAGCGCCGTCCAAAGGGCGTGCGGCGCACCGCCCCGTGGCCCCAGGGCGATGGCGAAGCGTCCCGCCGTACGGCAGGCGTCGGTCACGGCGTCCACGACCGTCTCTCCAGCCCCTTCCGCCGACCAGATCAAGGCGCAGGGCTGGACGAAGCGGGCCCAGATGGTGGTGTCCTTGGTCTCGCCGGCGGCGGCCCTCTGGAACTGGGCCAGGGTCATCGAAGCGACCTTGGCCCGCAGCATCCGTCCCTCATGAGCCAACTCGTGATAGCTGACGTCGGGCCACAGGATGCGCGTGAAGAAACCCCGCCAGCCCGTCGGCGGCCGCTCGGTCAGCACATAGTAGTCCAGCACGCCCGACAGGTCGCCGGTGCGCAGGATCGAGCCATAGAACAGCACGGCCCGCGCGCCCGGAAAAACCGTCGTCAGGTGCTCGGCGAAGGCGGTGATCGGCGCGGGGGTCGAAATGGACAGCTCGGCCGCGACCAGGTCGCGCAGACGGCTCATCCGACCAGGAACCTCAGGGCGGGCCCCAGGGCGATCGTCAGTTCGCCGCCCTCGAACACCTCCCCGTCCAGGACGAACGGCGCGCCGCCGCCCAGGCTGACGAGATGAGGGTCGCGACGGCGATAGCCGAGACCTTCCAGCTGCGGCTCCGCCTTGCCGCTCAGAACCAGGGGCAGCGCCTTCAGCAGACGCCGGGGCGGCGCGTCGACGTCCAGAATCTTCAGGCCTTCGCGCGGCGGGCCGAACGGCTTGAGGCCGAACGGCAGGCGCTTCAGCGCCGTGGCGACGATCGCGAAGCGCTCCTCGCCCGGCTGGGTCTCGCCGTCGAAGACCAGCTTGGCCGGCACGCCCTCGCGCCATTCGTCCCGGGCGCCGCCGAACAGCGCGCCGAAGGTGGCGGTGGCGATCGTCACGCCCACCGCGAGATTATGGAAGAAGCCGACCTTGTGGACCTTCTGGGACAGGTTCGTCGCCTTCACGAAGGCGCCGACCCCGAAGAAGAAGCCCTGCAGGCAGGGGCGATGGCCGTCGACCCAGCTGACGCGCAGCGGTGGCCGGGACTTCACGCGCGGCTCGGTCCGCCGGGCGGCCAGCAGGGCCTCCTCCAGCCGCCAGTCGCTGGGCGTGCCCAGGTCGATGGCCAGTACGTTGGTCTTGCCCGACGGCAGCACGGCCAGCAACGGCAGCTGCTCGCCGAAGGTGTGGGGCAGCAGGCTGATGACGTCACGCACGGTGCCGTCGCCGCCGTCGATGATCAGCAGATCCAGGCCGTCCCGGGCGAACCCCTCCAGCTCGGTCCTGAGGGCGTCGCGTCCGAAGGGCTCGACCAGGCGCACGCCCTCGGGCGGCGGACCGGGCGGGTTGGCCCGGTTGCCATGGCTCTTCGGATTGCGGACGACCCCGATGCGCGTCATTTCGACAGCCAGGATTGGATGGAGCCCTTGGGCGCGGCCAGGCCCTGCAGGATCTGGATGGCGTGCACGATGAAGCACACGGCGGTCCAGACCGCCACCAGGGTGAAGCCGACGTCCGGCCGCCCCACGAGGACACAGGCGGTCATCAGGATCAGGTTCGGGTTCCGGCGGGCGGTGATCAGGCGGAAGAAGCTGTCGAACGGCCGCCAGGCGTGCATCTCCAGCTTGAACAGGGAGAGGAAGATCCCCTCCTCGACCCGCTGGGCGACATAGCCGCCGATGACGATGGCCAGGCTGAGGCCCGCATGGGGGATCGACTGGCCGACCGCGTAGACGCCGACGAACCACGCCCACCACCAGAACGGCGGGTGCAGCAGGTCGATGCCGTGGTCGAAGACGTTGCCCCACTTGGACGAGGTCAGGGTCACGCGGGCCAGCTTGCCGTCGACGGTGTCGAGGAAGGTCATGATCCAGGCGCAGACCAGGCCCCAGCCGAACTGGCCATGCCAGAACAGCCAGGTGGCCGCCAGGGTCAGCAGGAAGCCGAGGAAGGTCACCTGGTTCGGCGTCATCTTCGCGACCGCCGCCCAACGGGTGACGATCCGCGCCGGCGTCGGCCAGACGTACTTGGTGACGAGGTCAGTGACGCCCTTGTACGAGCCTTGGAACAGGCGCTTCTCGACCGCGCGGACGGTCTCCGGCGTCAGGCGCTCCAGAACCGGCGGCTCGCGCTTGCGCAGGGCGCTGTTGTAGGCCGAGCCCAACTCCAGCGACGTCAGGCGGGTCAGGCGCGGATCCAGGCCCGTCGGGTCCTGCCCGGCGGCCAGGGCCTCGGAAGCGGCATAGGCGATATCGGCGGGGGCGTGCACGGCCACGGCGCGGCCGGTGTCGTCGACCAGCACCGCGCCCTCGCGGCCGGCCAGCGCCTTGATCAGCGACTCGTCGAACACCCAGCCGGCGTCGACGGCCACCACGGCGTTCGACAGGTCCACGGCCGGCGTCTCGGTCAGGCCCAGACGCCGATAGATCCGCGACAGGCGCTCGGCCGAGGTCATGCCCCAGATGCGCCCGCCGGCCTGCCCCACGGTCAGAGCGCGCGGCCCCGCGTCGGCTCCAGTTTGTGTTTCAGCGCTCAAAGAAAGATATACCTTTTGAAATCCGAGGCGATTGATAAGCAGCTTCGCCCGTTTCGACCAGAACGACCCGAGCCGACTTGTCCATATATCGCATCGCGCACCTCTCCGACCCCCACCTGCCGCCGCCGCCGGGCGCGTTTCGGTGGCGCGACGTCTTCACCAAACGCCTGCTCAGCCGCATCGCCTGGCGCCGCAAGCGCAAGGTCCATCGGCCCGAAGTGCTGGCCGCGCTGGTCGCCGACGTGCGGGCCGCCGCCCCCGATCATGTGGTGATCAGCGGCGACCTCACCAACTTTGCTTCGCGTACGGAAATCGCGGCGGCGCGGACGTGGCTGGAATCGCTGGGAAAGCCCGCGGACTTCACCGTCAGCCCCGGCAATCACGACGCCCTAACCGGCCCCGACGAGGCCGAGCGCTTCGCCGCCTGGACGCCCTGGCTGGGCGATACGGGCGAGACCCGTTTCCCGCAGGTGCGGGTGCGCGGCCCCGTGGCGATCTTCAATCTCTGCTCGGCCGTTCGCACCGCGCCGCACCTGGCCACCGGCCGCCTGGGCGAGGACCAGCTGCTGCGCTTGGACGCCCTGCTGGCCGATCCGACCTATGCCGGCCTCTTCCGCTTGGTCGTGCTGCATCACCCGCCGCACAAGGGCGCGGTGTCCAAGCGCAAGGCGCTGGAGGACCAGGAGGCCCTGCGGGCGATCCTGGCGCGGCGCGGCGCGGATCTTGTGCTGCACGGCCACGCCCACGAATCCCTGGTTGGCTCGGTGCCCGGCCCCGATGGCTCGGCCATCCCGATCCTGGGCGTTCCGTCCGCCTCGGCCCAACGGGGCGGCCATTCGCCGGCGCGCTGGCACGCCATCGAGATCGAGGAGGGGGCCGCGGGCGATCGCCGTGTGCGGATCGTGGCCCGGGGCGTCGAACCCGGGCAGGAGGGCCTGACGGAATTGGGCCGCTACCGCTTGGCCGACGTTATTTCGTAGCCGGGTAGCGCACCTTGACGCGGATGGTCGTCTCGCCGACCGGCTTCACGCCGAAGCGCACCGCGTCGAACGACGGCGCGCCGAACTTGGTCGGCGCGTCGTTCGAGAAGCCATAGCCCTCCATCGGCATGCCGGCCGGGCTGCGGTCCAGGTCGCCGTCGGCGTCGGCGTCGTGATAGACGGCCACGGCATAGGCGTCGGCCGGCGACGGCAGGAAGAAGCAGGCCTGGCTCATCGGGGCCGAGGTCTTGATCCGGGCCCGGGCCAGCTTGCCGCGCGGCGCCATGAAACGGCTGGGATCGCCCGGATAGACCGTGATCACCACATTGCCGGCGTTCGAGCGCAGCGCTCCGACCTGCACGTTCAGCCGCGTGGCGGTCTTGCGGCCCACGCACTCCTTGTCCGTCAGGTTGCGCGCGCTCTGCCCGCCCGCGTTTTGGGCGTAAGCGGTTCCCGCCATCGCGAGCGTCGCGAACATCGCGCCGACGAGAACGGATCGTGCTTCCATGTAAAGGACCGCATCCTTATTGTTACGCGTAGGCGACATCAGCCCCTAGTTCGGCTTTCTCATGACCAATCCCACCGCCCTGGCGTTCGGCTATCCCGGTTCCAAGATCGCGGAGACCGATCACTGGCTGATTCTCGTCCGCCCGAAGCAACCGACATTTGGGTCTTTGGTCTTGGTGTGCAAGGAAGCCGTCCAGGCGTTCTCCGAGGTGAGTCCCGCCGCTTTCGCGGACCTGCAGATCGCCGTCACGGGGATCGAACGTCTGCTGAAGGCGCGCGTAGGCTACGAGAAGATCAATTACCTAATGCTGATGATGGTCGACAAAGACGTCCATTTCCATGTGCTACCGCGCTACGACGGCGCGCGCGAGCATGAAGGCCAGGCCTTCCCCGACGCCGGCTGGCCCGCCGCGCCTGCCCTGGGCGCCGCCGTCGAGCTGACGCCGGACGCCGTCGAGCGCCTCGCCCGGGATTTCGCGCAAGCCTGGATCCAAGCGTGAGCGCCAGGGACATGACCGCCGGCCCGCTGAGGCTGATCGACCGCTACATGCTGCGCTTGCTGTTCTGGCCGCTGGTCGGGTGTCTGGGCGTCACCGTCGTGGCCCTGCTGCTGGAGCGCGTCCTGCGCCTGCTGGACGTGCTGTCCCAGAGCAGCGCCCGCTTTGGCTACGTCACCCAGCTGGCCGCCAACCTGGTGCCGCACTATCTGGGCCTGGCCCTGCCGGTGGCCTTCTTCGTGGCGCTGTTCATCGTCATCGTGAAGCTGTCCGACGGCTCGGAGATCGACGCCCTGCTCGCCACCGGCCAGTCGCTGGAGCGCATCGCCACGCCGTTCCTGATCGTGGGCGTGCTGCTCAGCGTCTTCAGTGTCGGCGTGTTCGGCTACATGCAGCCCTACAGCCGCTACACCTATCGCGCCGTCATGCACGCGGCGATCAACGCCGGCTGGAACGGACGATTGGCGGGCGGGGCGTTCATCGACGACAAGGGCTCGCTGCTGACCGCCGACAGCGCCGACCTGGCCGGCCAGCGCCTGACCCGGGTCTTCATCCGCCGACTGGACACCCACGGCCAGGAAGAGATCATCACCGCCGCCTCGGCCGACCTGAAGATGGATCCGGGCGGCAAAACCATCACCATGGACCTGAAGGACGGCCGCCGCATCGGTCGCGACACCAACGGGGCCTATCGCAACCTGGCCTTCAGCAGCCTGACCACCCAGACGCCGCTGGCCGCCGCCGCGGTGCTGCTGCGCGACCGGGGCAGCGACGAGCGCGAACTGACGATGGGCGAGCTGGCCAGACAGGCCAAGTCCAGCAACCCCGTCGTCCCCAAGGCGACCCTGCTGAGCGAGCTCTACGGCCGCTGGGCGCGGGCGATCTTCCTGCCGTTCCTGCCGCTGCTGGCCTTCCCGCTGGGCCTGGCCTCGAAACGTGGCAACCGCGCGCCGGGCCTGGTCATGGCCGGCCTGCTGCTGCTGGCCTTCCAGCACTCGCTGCTGCTGGGCCAGAGCCTGGCCAAGGCCGGCAAGGTCGCGCCCTTCCCGGCCATCTGGATCCCCTTCACGATCTTCGCAGGCCTGGCGGTCTGGCTGTTCGTCGGCAGCCGCACGCGGCCGGGCGACACGCCGGTTTCGCGCCTGGTGCGCCGGATCAACAACCTGGTCGCGCGCCTGATCCGCGCCCTGCCCAAGCCCAAGAAGCGACAAGCCGCATGAAGCTGCAGCTCTATGTCCTGGGAACCGTCGCCACCCGCATCCTCGGCGCGGCGCTGATCCTGATGTCCATCCTGCAGATCCTGGACCTGCTGGACGTGACCACCGACATCCTCGACCGCGGCCTGGGCGTCGCGGGCGTGGCCTATTACGCCGCCCTGCGCCTGCCGCGCCTGTTCGAGCAGGTCGCGCCGATCGCCGTGCTGGCCGGGGGCCTGTTCGCCTTCTCGCAACTGGCCCGCGAGAGCGCGGTCGTGGCCATGCGCGCCAGCGGCGTCTCGGGCTATCGCATCGTCGGCATGGCCGTCCCCGCCGCCGTGGCGGTGATGCTGCTGGACGCCCTTTGCGGCCAGGTGCTGGCCCCGCGCGCCGACCCGACCCTGGCCGACTGGTGGAAGAACACGACCCCCGTCGCCGAGCGCAAGGTTCCCGCCCCGCGCACCTTCCGCGCCGGCGCGGACCTGGTGATCGGCGCCAGCGCCTCGGCCGACGGCCGCCAGATCAACGACATCGTCGTCTTCCGCCGCGACGCCAAGGGCATCCTGATCGA
Encoded proteins:
- the lptC gene encoding LPS export ABC transporter periplasmic protein LptC; translated protein: MLTQTDSAAAVPHLPSAAERARNRRRAPVRRLRLVLAVFAVAVGAVVVGQASWRSFASSKLQTQAASTPLLLSKPRFTGVLKDGRAFLITADNAERDAKDQNLVRLTTPVLVRGYGEPSPSQATAKTGLYREAEHTLLLSGDVKITSAEGYDFDAPQALIDMRTGEVSGGAGIEGAGPKGTTRANSYNVTDKGDRVVLNGRVRTRLERQR
- a CDS encoding glycerophosphotransferase, yielding MAAAKRVCFLYIAQHHQVWHSLSVAVAMARRWPAIKVEIAATTPELIDYVAGLIAELGGAPIELVLLPPAWLRRLGGGGAPPKAAMLIANALRLARYDAVITPERTTALLRRIGVRHPLLVYTQHGAGDREGPFEPRLKLFDLVMAAGRKQRDRMLQEGWVTEDTCAMVGYPKFDLVDELPPRAFPRFERPGPVVLYNPHFHAELGSWPKWGKQVLEFFAANDRYNLIFAPHIRLFETASMEERAAFKVFAENPRIHVDLGGPAAADMTYTKAADLYLGDVSSQVYEFLRTPKPCLFLNASGARWCGDPSFHHWLYGPVLESIEGLGEGLDNAFATHGDYRETQSWAIAETFDVSNTPASVRAARAIVDKLERAA
- a CDS encoding lipopolysaccharide biosynthesis protein, with protein sequence MSDAALPDPASPEAKPASPLKKVLGNAGQLLSGRVVNAVVGLAYIALTYRSLGKEAAGVLVLINAFAQFLGEAAHFQSWQTLITYGAAPLLDNDKRRFQQVLRLSMLLDLISGVLGVILGVLGAWFFWQELRWPEGTHGYGALYALSIGVMTSATGVGLLRLFDRFRFLAAEQAISSFVRMIGCAICAFTHAPLPYFLLAWAAGTFASFAYIAAIAFWDLKRRGLLRGFSLVGPTSQDLPGVWRFALATNFSGTLDVGFTHVLTMIVGAMLGPAQAASWRIGKQVADGMAKPARLMVPALYPELAKMRASGSQQAMNKLAVQIALIGGAAAGVLLLVSLLAGYWILEKVVGPGYGAAAGVMNWQVAAAAIGVMTLPLEPMLVSMRAAGSALTVRLVVVIAYLAALGPLIHAFGLTGAGAALVAAALGMGIGMYFMARRRLARLATEEGSARTTKDDEGPTYDHAHGV
- a CDS encoding fatty acyl-AMP ligase, producing the protein MKAQLMITPTASDRTVRFADFPTLTQALDFAATGETGINLYSLRGELVEAMPYAKLREDAVVLARRLLATGAKVGDSVALLAETDGDFVRAFFACQYAGLLPAPLALPTPLGGRAAYIEQIKNLTASAQAKILIGPVGLKDWVAEIGEAANLDFAGVLADLPEDGGAQLPTITPESPCYLQFSSGSTRTPTGVLVLHKALMANCVAITRDGLQVKPQDRAISWLPLYHDMGLIGFLLSPLACQMSVDLLPTGAFVRRPLLWIDLISRNKATIAYSPTFGYELCARRVQGQPLENYDLSHWRSAGLGGDMIRMPPLKAFVEAFGPAGFSDKAFVASYGMAEATLALSMAPLGKGLRAETLDVERLERDAQAVDAPEGSERARDFARCGPALPDHFLEVRGEEGQVLPERGVGRIFAKGPSVMSGYFANPEETARVLSADGWLDTGDIGFVIEGEIVITGRAKDLIILNGRNIWPQDLEWTADHEIEGLRSGDVCAFAIPAEPEDQIVVLVQARGGDADSRAALSESVATLLRTRHGVEAKVKLVGAHALPQTSSGKLSRSKAKIAYLAGAYGD
- the cerR gene encoding ceramide reductase, with the protein product MTKPIVAVTGATGFLGRHLVQALARDGWTPRVLVRRDPVHPLWRDIEIEVVAGDLRTPGALDRLCQGAEVVIHVAGLIKAASLEGFNVVNRDGARAAALAAKASGARFILVSSLAAREPGLSHYAASKRAGEDAVREAYPDALIARPPAIYGPGDTETLALFELAAKSPILPVLSPDARVAMIHVHDAAAQLANFCKNFVSGVFELSDVRRDGYTWTEIMSAAGAVMGAKPRLVRLPDGALTLAGTLADAWSLASRTPLVFGSGKARELLHANWSLSSAPMSEGVPSVFGLVDGFAHTVDWYRTEGWLPKNIGA